A single region of the Halogeometricum sp. S3BR5-2 genome encodes:
- a CDS encoding copper-translocating P-type ATPase yields the protein MFRRRFWVSLALSVPVLIFSEFIQDVFGYTAPTFPGSAWITPALAVVIFAYGGVPFLSMARTELKNREPGMMMLISLAISVAFVYSVASLFLEGTTPFFWELVTLIDIMLLGHWVEMRSVRAASGALDELAKLMPDTAERITESGDTEEVPVSELGEDDIVLVRPGASVPADGEVVEGESSVDESMITGESRPVGKEPGSEVVAGTVNQDGSLRVKITKTGDETALAGIMRLVEEAQQSKSRTQLLADKAAGWLFYVALGVAAITAVAWVVATGYNITVLERVVTVLVIACPHALGLAVPLVVAINTSTAAKNGMLIRDRIAMEESRNLDTVMFDKTGTLTKGEQGVVGVETAGDWSEERAFEVAAGVEGDSEHMIARAIRDAAEERNVQRASVSNFENFRGLGVRATVDGETVHIGGPNLIEKFGIERPNEIAAFAEEAGSNAETVIYLVHDESEVVAAFALADVIREESRQAIEALHAMDIEVAMLTGDSEDVARAVSEELGIDQYFAEVLPDEKDTKVEALQSEGKLVAMVGDGVNDAPALTRADVGIAIGSGTDVAIESGDIILVDNNPLDVVRLIKLSKASYRKMQENLVWATGYNVFALPLAAGVLAPIGILLSPAIGAVFMSLSTIIVAINARRLRSADISVPDIGA from the coding sequence ATGTTCAGGCGACGATTCTGGGTGTCGCTCGCGCTCTCGGTGCCAGTCCTCATCTTTAGCGAATTCATTCAGGACGTCTTCGGCTATACGGCCCCTACGTTCCCCGGGAGTGCGTGGATAACGCCGGCACTTGCGGTCGTGATCTTCGCATACGGTGGTGTGCCCTTCCTCTCGATGGCCCGGACGGAACTGAAAAACCGCGAGCCGGGCATGATGATGCTCATCTCGCTGGCGATCTCGGTCGCGTTCGTCTACTCGGTTGCGAGTCTGTTTCTCGAAGGGACGACACCGTTTTTCTGGGAACTCGTCACGCTGATCGACATCATGCTGCTGGGCCACTGGGTGGAGATGCGGTCGGTCCGAGCAGCCTCAGGGGCGCTCGACGAATTGGCGAAACTCATGCCCGACACTGCCGAGCGCATCACAGAGAGTGGGGATACCGAGGAAGTGCCTGTCTCCGAACTCGGCGAGGACGACATCGTGCTCGTTCGCCCGGGCGCGAGCGTGCCTGCCGACGGCGAAGTCGTCGAGGGCGAGTCGTCCGTTGACGAGTCGATGATTACCGGCGAATCCAGACCAGTCGGGAAAGAGCCCGGATCAGAGGTGGTCGCCGGAACGGTCAATCAGGACGGGAGCCTCCGCGTCAAAATCACGAAGACTGGCGACGAGACGGCGCTTGCGGGCATCATGCGACTCGTCGAAGAGGCCCAACAATCCAAATCTCGGACCCAGTTGCTCGCCGACAAGGCAGCTGGCTGGCTGTTCTACGTGGCACTCGGCGTCGCGGCGATTACGGCCGTCGCGTGGGTCGTCGCCACCGGGTACAATATCACCGTCCTCGAGCGTGTCGTGACGGTCCTGGTTATCGCGTGTCCACACGCACTCGGCCTGGCCGTTCCACTGGTTGTCGCAATCAACACCTCGACGGCTGCCAAGAACGGGATGCTCATCCGCGACCGCATTGCCATGGAGGAATCCCGCAACCTAGACACGGTGATGTTCGACAAGACCGGGACCCTCACGAAGGGCGAACAGGGCGTCGTCGGTGTCGAGACGGCGGGTGACTGGAGTGAAGAGCGAGCGTTCGAAGTCGCCGCTGGTGTCGAGGGTGACTCCGAGCACATGATTGCTCGCGCCATCCGGGACGCCGCCGAGGAACGGAACGTCCAGCGAGCGAGCGTTTCGAACTTCGAGAACTTCCGCGGTCTCGGCGTCAGAGCCACTGTGGACGGCGAGACGGTGCATATCGGTGGACCGAACCTGATTGAGAAATTCGGTATCGAGCGGCCCAACGAAATCGCTGCCTTCGCGGAGGAAGCTGGCTCGAACGCAGAGACGGTTATCTACCTGGTTCACGACGAATCCGAAGTCGTCGCAGCATTTGCGCTGGCGGACGTTATTCGGGAAGAAAGTCGGCAGGCCATCGAGGCGCTACACGCGATGGACATCGAGGTGGCGATGCTGACCGGTGACTCGGAGGACGTCGCACGGGCTGTCTCGGAGGAACTCGGTATCGACCAGTACTTCGCGGAGGTACTCCCCGACGAAAAGGACACGAAAGTCGAAGCGCTCCAGTCCGAGGGGAAACTAGTCGCGATGGTCGGCGACGGCGTCAACGACGCGCCAGCACTCACGCGAGCTGACGTCGGTATTGCCATCGGTTCAGGGACCGACGTCGCCATCGAGTCTGGCGATATCATCCTCGTCGACAATAATCCGCTGGACGTGGTGCGGCTCATCAAGCTCTCGAAGGCGAGTTACCGGAAGATGCAGGAGAATCTCGTCTGGGCGACCGGCTACAACGTTTTCGCGCTCCCACTCGCTGCCGGAGTCCTCGCACCGATCGGCATCCTGCTGTCGCCGGCCATCGGTGCCGTGTTCATGTCGCTGTCGACGATCATCGTCGCTATCAACGCCCGTCGTCTCCGCAGCGCCGATATTTCCGTGCCCGACATTGGTGCGTGA
- a CDS encoding succinylglutamate desuccinylase/aspartoacylase family protein codes for MTSDSPHQIEVGGRTIPSGEKSQFRYAVATTFHDDAIELPVTVVNGDQAGPTVCLTAAVHGDELNGVKIIQEVAAEYEPSDLHGTLVCLHVLNVPGFLAQQRYIPIYDEDLNRSFPGSARSTLAKRLANTIYEEFISKCDIGLDFHTSTRNRTTMYHVRADMRDPAVERLARAFGTSVILDGEGSRGTLRHVACQDGIPTVTVEMGRAHRFQTAHLDRALHCVASVLAEHEVLPNQPVSWPGWTRVVARDGEKTWLRAETGGLVEMEWGPHPLVEEDEPLFTISDHFKNDIETIRAPSTGIVVGVLENAVAYPGHPLCHFVSVDEGTADIIRDDIERGVFDVYREGGFQWPEPRWYAHHEHETDSTHSENTHDTERENRDD; via the coding sequence ATGACCAGTGATTCACCACACCAGATCGAAGTCGGGGGTAGGACGATTCCATCCGGTGAGAAGTCTCAGTTCCGGTATGCCGTCGCGACAACGTTTCACGACGACGCGATTGAACTGCCAGTCACTGTCGTCAATGGTGACCAAGCGGGACCGACAGTCTGCTTGACAGCCGCAGTTCACGGCGACGAACTCAACGGGGTCAAGATCATCCAAGAGGTCGCAGCCGAGTACGAACCGAGTGATCTTCACGGGACGCTTGTCTGCCTCCACGTACTGAATGTCCCAGGATTTCTGGCCCAGCAACGGTACATCCCGATCTATGACGAAGATCTCAACCGCTCGTTCCCTGGCAGTGCTCGAAGTACGCTAGCAAAACGGCTCGCAAACACGATTTACGAGGAGTTCATCTCGAAGTGTGACATCGGGCTTGACTTCCACACGTCGACGCGCAACCGCACGACGATGTACCACGTCCGCGCAGATATGCGCGACCCGGCTGTGGAACGACTCGCCCGCGCGTTCGGCACGAGCGTCATCCTCGACGGCGAGGGTTCACGAGGGACACTCCGACACGTGGCCTGTCAGGACGGTATCCCCACGGTCACGGTTGAGATGGGGCGCGCCCATCGATTCCAGACCGCGCACCTCGACCGAGCGCTCCACTGTGTCGCGAGCGTCCTCGCCGAACACGAGGTCCTTCCCAACCAACCGGTGTCCTGGCCCGGGTGGACGCGCGTGGTCGCCCGCGACGGTGAGAAAACGTGGCTCCGTGCCGAAACTGGGGGGCTCGTCGAGATGGAGTGGGGCCCGCACCCTCTCGTTGAGGAAGACGAGCCGCTGTTCACGATTTCCGACCACTTCAAGAACGACATCGAGACGATTCGCGCTCCATCGACCGGCATCGTTGTCGGTGTCCTCGAAAATGCAGTGGCGTACCCGGGCCACCCGCTGTGTCACTTCGTGAGCGTTGACGAGGGAACCGCCGACATCATTCGCGACGACATTGAGCGGGGCGTGTTCGACGTCTACCGTGAAGGTGGATTCCAATGGCCCGAACCTCGCTGGTACGCCCACCACGAACACGAAACTGATTCAACACACTCTGAAAACACTCATGACACTGAACGAGAGAATAGAGACGACTGA
- a CDS encoding AsnC family transcriptional regulator gives MRDLDETDMEILSLLAEDARRSFSSIGEKVDLSGPAVSDRVKRLEEADIINGFTIDVNRAQLRAGVPVFVRFENDTSAIEPLRSRLQDAEGIEHLFVTAEGKIWFYGRAEGQNVRRWINSLLEDAPSTDYSVTLVDDLEWTPSLDGTEFAITCAECGNTVDSEGESVRIDDDVYHFCCPSCRSRFEDQYQRLEEGA, from the coding sequence ATGCGTGATTTAGACGAGACAGACATGGAGATCCTCTCGTTACTGGCAGAGGATGCACGGCGCTCGTTCAGTAGCATCGGTGAGAAAGTGGATCTCTCAGGGCCAGCCGTCTCGGACCGTGTGAAACGGTTAGAGGAAGCCGACATCATCAACGGCTTCACCATCGACGTGAACCGGGCACAGCTGCGAGCTGGCGTTCCGGTGTTCGTCCGGTTTGAAAACGACACATCGGCTATCGAGCCGCTTCGAAGCCGACTCCAGGATGCGGAGGGTATCGAACACCTCTTCGTCACTGCCGAGGGGAAAATCTGGTTCTACGGCCGTGCGGAGGGGCAGAACGTTCGACGGTGGATCAATAGCCTCCTCGAAGATGCGCCATCGACGGACTACTCGGTGACGCTCGTCGATGACCTCGAATGGACGCCCTCACTCGACGGCACTGAGTTCGCAATCACATGTGCCGAGTGTGGGAATACGGTCGATAGCGAGGGCGAATCCGTTCGAATCGACGATGATGTCTATCACTTCTGTTGTCCGTCGTGCCGTAGTCGCTTCGAAGACCAGTATCAGCGTCTCGAAGAAGGGGCCTAA
- a CDS encoding class I SAM-dependent methyltransferase — protein sequence MDQSTLRNRITDQFSYRGERADIWRAFDLLLDTDEFLNLGYSEWYQPHIVGSSQRRLVTEVGSRVSSHLSATDGVRLLDVGCGRGGPAIHLADRFGFRVTGLDLVPYNLKRATENARGKCVETDFVGGDATQLPFATDSFTACTAIDALVYLPDRNSVFAAVADVLEPEGVLVLSDLVVQSDVTETERRFVDSFADAWDMPSIGAVEQYTAGLEDANLELKTVENITNHSVGRFRKWTTLYLQLLGSPIRSLIERLLRAYDLDPTAITEQVRAAHRALPFLQHVILVAKAKPL from the coding sequence ATGGATCAGAGTACTCTACGCAACCGAATCACCGATCAGTTCTCCTACCGCGGTGAACGAGCCGACATCTGGCGGGCCTTCGATCTCCTGCTCGACACTGACGAGTTCCTCAATCTCGGCTATTCGGAGTGGTACCAGCCACATATTGTCGGATCGAGTCAGCGTCGACTCGTCACGGAAGTCGGATCGAGAGTCTCGTCACATCTATCCGCAACGGACGGAGTTCGTCTCCTCGATGTCGGTTGTGGCCGAGGGGGGCCGGCGATCCACCTCGCCGACCGATTCGGCTTCCGAGTTACTGGACTGGATCTCGTTCCGTACAACCTCAAGCGGGCAACCGAGAACGCACGCGGGAAGTGCGTCGAAACCGATTTCGTCGGCGGCGACGCCACACAGCTTCCGTTCGCGACGGACTCGTTTACCGCGTGCACAGCCATCGATGCCCTCGTTTATCTCCCCGACCGGAACAGCGTCTTCGCCGCGGTCGCGGATGTTCTCGAACCGGAGGGAGTTCTCGTCCTCTCCGACCTCGTGGTGCAGTCCGACGTAACTGAGACAGAACGGAGGTTCGTCGACTCGTTTGCAGACGCGTGGGACATGCCGTCAATAGGGGCGGTCGAGCAGTACACGGCCGGTCTCGAAGACGCGAATCTCGAACTCAAGACTGTCGAGAACATCACGAACCACAGCGTCGGGCGGTTTCGGAAGTGGACGACGCTGTACCTTCAGCTTCTCGGGAGTCCGATTCGGTCGCTCATCGAACGACTGTTACGAGCGTATGACCTCGATCCAACGGCGATTACCGAACAGGTGAGGGCCGCGCACCGTGCGTTGCCGTTCCTGCAGCACGTCATCCTCGTTGCGAAAGCGAAGCCGCTCTGA
- a CDS encoding class I SAM-dependent methyltransferase — protein sequence MTLNERIETTEPSHPIFARLYDPVMKPAERTVLAEHRRYLVDDIAGAVLDLGAGTGAMFPHVREAAADSGTVTLFAIEPDPHMRRKALERARDLGLEIEIESAGAEALPFADDSFDVVIASLVFCTIPDFDATLSEVARVLKPGGEFRFLEHVRGEGAVGIAHDVLAPAWHTVAGGCHLNRETDEIFRDDDRFELVDYTRLEDIPRIVPIVRGTLKRRRMGSILSRFV from the coding sequence ATGACACTGAACGAGAGAATAGAGACGACTGAGCCGTCTCATCCGATATTCGCGCGGCTGTATGATCCGGTGATGAAACCGGCAGAGAGAACCGTGCTTGCCGAACACCGCCGCTATCTCGTGGATGATATCGCCGGGGCGGTTCTGGACCTTGGTGCGGGGACAGGTGCGATGTTTCCGCACGTTAGAGAAGCAGCTGCTGACAGCGGAACTGTCACACTGTTCGCGATTGAGCCAGACCCACATATGCGCCGGAAAGCGCTCGAACGAGCACGCGACCTCGGGCTTGAAATCGAGATCGAAAGCGCCGGTGCAGAAGCACTCCCGTTCGCTGACGATTCCTTCGATGTCGTCATCGCGTCACTCGTGTTCTGTACCATCCCCGATTTTGATGCCACACTCTCCGAGGTGGCCCGGGTACTGAAGCCAGGTGGTGAGTTCCGGTTTCTCGAGCACGTCCGCGGGGAAGGCGCCGTGGGTATCGCCCACGACGTACTCGCGCCCGCATGGCACACCGTCGCTGGCGGGTGTCACCTGAATCGTGAGACGGACGAAATATTTCGAGACGACGATCGATTCGAACTCGTAGATTACACACGGCTGGAGGACATCCCGCGGATCGTTCCAATCGTCCGTGGGACGCTCAAACGCCGACGTATGGGTTCGATTCTTTCTCGTTTCGTGTGA
- a CDS encoding heavy-metal-associated domain-containing protein — protein MSTTITVEGMTCGHCEQTVEDALREVSGVTDANADREAEQASVDGDADVTALVQAVEDAGYTASA, from the coding sequence ATGTCGACGACCATCACCGTTGAGGGAATGACCTGCGGCCACTGTGAACAGACCGTCGAAGACGCGCTTCGAGAAGTGAGCGGCGTGACCGACGCGAACGCTGATAGAGAAGCTGAACAGGCGAGCGTCGATGGCGATGCTGACGTCACGGCACTCGTCCAGGCCGTCGAGGACGCTGGATACACCGCCTCCGCCTGA
- a CDS encoding methyltransferase family protein: MALQATQTLFSVGLLSGGLLLGGLLATIVSPTFQFWPHGTRNWTFWVSWSAWMLYGVGLVGVAYLDWWHWYEPPVVVQLVCVLVFVAGTALSIWAMWTLGFWESSGLEGHLQTEGPYRFSRNPQYVGFIAMLASGGLLAGSIQTVILAIGGIVWFLLAPLAEEPWLREQYGDAYEEYLRSVPRFLGRTHREPPQQEQTDRTKGGNQ, translated from the coding sequence ATGGCACTCCAGGCGACACAGACATTGTTCAGCGTCGGTCTCCTATCTGGGGGACTCCTACTGGGTGGCCTCCTTGCTACCATCGTCAGTCCAACATTCCAGTTCTGGCCGCACGGAACGCGGAACTGGACATTCTGGGTGAGCTGGAGTGCGTGGATGCTATACGGTGTTGGTCTGGTCGGCGTTGCATACCTCGACTGGTGGCACTGGTACGAACCACCGGTGGTGGTGCAACTCGTCTGTGTGCTTGTTTTCGTAGCAGGCACAGCGCTGTCCATCTGGGCGATGTGGACACTCGGATTCTGGGAGAGCAGTGGTCTCGAAGGCCACCTTCAAACTGAGGGACCGTATCGCTTCTCTCGCAATCCACAGTACGTGGGGTTCATCGCCATGCTCGCCAGCGGAGGCCTCCTCGCAGGTTCGATTCAAACGGTCATTCTCGCCATCGGTGGAATCGTGTGGTTCCTGCTCGCACCACTCGCCGAAGAGCCGTGGCTCCGCGAGCAGTACGGCGACGCCTACGAGGAATATCTCAGATCGGTGCCGCGGTTCCTCGGCCGAACGCACCGCGAACCACCGCAGCAGGAACAGACCGACCGAACGAAGGGAGGGAACCAATGA